The following proteins are co-located in the Triticum aestivum cultivar Chinese Spring chromosome 1A, IWGSC CS RefSeq v2.1, whole genome shotgun sequence genome:
- the LOC123095614 gene encoding BTB/POZ and MATH domain-containing protein 1-like, with protein MVQRKQTSGAARGRGRLGVSGGSGAAQRLRAASGRDAASASGSMQAETSSVARRRDVIRSVMPFAGVSVITNGKLCLSTTSDVDAGAASGYHLFVVEGYTQTKEMLPNGKRGMSRPFVVGGHRWCISYAPNGDSSHNADCVSLHLVLLDDDVAKPVNVRFGFSFIDQVEWQNPICIRETQTHSFSDDDSIRGFDDAVRRDALEQSKHLKGDSFTIRCGVMVYRDLDTVDAGATEVPLPDIQQHLNHLFETKVGADVTFNVSGETIAAHRCVLAARSPVFMAQLFGPMKEGAATCDIQIEDMEANVFRALLSFIYTDSFPKMENHEAEDEEEQELDEEVYAAWMQWMQDLLVAADRYDIQRLKFCCEEGLSECMDVSSVTSTLAIAEQHHCHDLKEACLNFLGVQSPSSLQEVMATSDWEHITVTYPSVLNELIAKLASKA; from the exons ATGGTGCAGAGAAAGCAGACGAGCGGCGCGGCGCGTGGTCGTGGGCGTCTGGGTGTCTCCGGCGGCTCGGGGGCCGCGCAGCGTCTTCGTGCTGCCTCCGGGCGCGACGCGGCAAGTGCGAGCGGGAGCATGCAAGCGGAAACTTCCTCCGTTGCGCGGCGGCGGGACGTGATCAG ATCCGTCATGCCATTCGCCGGCGTATCTGTCATCACCAACGGCAAGCTGTGCCTTTCCACCACGTCGGACGTCGACGCCGGCGCGGCCAGCGGCTACCACCTATTTGTGGTGGAGGGCTACACGCAAACAAAAGAGATGCTACCCAATGGCAAGCGCGGCATGTCTCGCCCATTCGTCGTAGGAGGCCATCGCTGGTGCATCAGTTACGCGCCAAACGGTGACAGCTCGCACAATGCCGACTGTGTTTCCCTCCATCTTGTCCTTCTCGATGACGATGTCGCCAAGCCCGTGAATGTGCGGTTCGGGTTTAGTTTCATCGATCAGGTTGAGTGGCAAAATCCAATATGCATTCGTGAAACTCAAACACACAGCTTCTCCGACGATGATTCTATTAGGGGCTTCGACGATGCTGTGAGAAGAGATGCCCTTGAACAGTCAAAGCATCTCAAGGGTGATAGTTTCACCATACGGTGTGGTGTCATGGTCTACAGGGATCTCGACACCGTGGACGCCGGTGCCACCGAGGTGCCGCTGCCCGACATACAGCAGCATTTGAACCATCTCTTTGAAACCAAGGTAGGCGCTGACGTGACATTCAATGTCAGCGGCGAGACAATCGCCGCACACCGATGTGTGCTTGCAGCCCGATCTCCAGTCTTCATGGCACAACTCTTTGGTCCCATGAAGGAGGGGGCTGCAACGTGTGACATACAGATAGAAGACATGGAAGCAAATGTGTTCAGGGCTTTGCTTAGTTTCATCTACACAGACTCATTTCCCAAGATGGAGAATCATGAGGCAGAAGATGAGGAAGAACAAGAATTGGATGAAGAAGTCTATGCAGCATGGATGCAATGGATGCAAGACTTGCTTGTAGCTGCAGACAGATATGATATCCAACGGCTCAAGTTCTGCTGTGAAGAGGGGTTGTCTGAGTGCATGGATGTGAGCTCGGTGACGTCCACACTTGCGATAGCTGAGCAGCACCATTGCCACGATTTGAAGGAGGCATGCCTGAATTTCCTCGGAGTCCAATCCCCCTCCAGTTTGCAAGAAGTAATGGCAACCAGTGACTGGGAGCATATTACAGTCACATATCCCTCTGTTTTGAATGAGCTCATTGCCAAGCTTGCTTCGAAAGCGTAA